Proteins encoded together in one Chroicocephalus ridibundus unplaced genomic scaffold, bChrRid1.1 SCAFFOLD_98, whole genome shotgun sequence window:
- the LOC134509328 gene encoding olfactory receptor 14J1-like codes for MSNSSSISQFLLLAFTDTRELQLLHFGLFLGIYLAALLANGLIITTIACDHRLHTPMYFFLLNLSVLDLGSLSTTVPKAMANSLWDNRAISYWGCVAQVFFFFFCAASEFYLLTVMSYDRYVAICKPLHYWTLMGSRACVHMAAAAWGSGFLNALLHTASTFSLPLCQGNAVDQFFCEVPQILKLSCSDSDYLREVELLALGCSLVFVCFVLNLLSYVQIFRAVLRIPSQQGRHKAFSTCLPHLAVVSLLVSTGIFAYLKPPSISSPVLDLVVAVLYSVVPPAVNPLIYSMRNKELKDALRKLFEYNLL; via the coding sequence atgtccaacagcagctccatcagccagttcctcctcctggcattcacagacacacgggagctgcagctcttgcacttcgggctcttcctgggcatctacctggctgccctcctggccaacggcctcatcatcaccaccatcgcctgtgaccaccgcctccacacccccatgtacttcttcctcctcaacctctctgttcttgacctgggctccctctccaccactgtccccaaagccatggccaattccctctgggataacagggccatctcctactggggATGCGTagcacaggtcttttttttctttttctgtgctgcatcagagttttatcttctcaccgtcatgtcctatgaccgctacgttgccatctgcaaacccctgcactactggaccctgatgggcagcagagcttgtgtccacatggcagcagctgcctggggcagtgggtttctcaatgctctgctgcacacggccagtacattttccctgcccctctgccagggcaatgctgtggaccagttcttctgtgaggtcccccagatcctcaagctctcctgctcagactcagactacctcagggaagttgagcTACTTGCATTAGGTTGTTCTTtagtgtttgtgtgttttgttttgaatctgttgtcctatgtgcagatcttcagggccgtgctgaggatcccctctcagcagggacggcacaaagccttttccacgtgcctccctcacctggccgtggtctccctgcttgtcagcactggcatctttgcctacctgaagcccccctccatctcctccccagttctcgatctggtggtggcagtgctgtactcagtggtgcctccagcagtgaaccccctcatctacagcatgaggaacaaagagctcaaggatgccctgaggaaactatttGAATACAATCTTCTTTAG